atataaaattttgaacggAGGAGGGTTGGAGGGGCACCTAATGATTAACAATTGGCACCCTAGCCATTACAAAATAGCTCCCGCGATATAAAATGGCACACCTGTCCAGTCCGTCTCGGCTCCTCACGACCGCACCATGGAGACCAGTTGGCCCCTCCTAgccagcgccgtcgccgccctgctcgccgtcctcttGCTGCTCCAGCACGCCAAGGACCGCCGGCGGCGACTGCCACCGGGTCCCCGGTCCCCCAGCAGTCTGCTTTTAGGCAACCTGCTGTGGCTGCGCCTGCGGAGCTCCGCGGGCTACGTGGAGCTGGAGCCCCTCCTCCTGCGGCTCTTCGAGAGGTACGGCCCCATCGTCACGCTCCGGATCGGCTCGCCGCCGCTCTTCGTCTTCGTGGCCGATCGGCaccccgcgcacgccgcgctcgtgggcgccggcggcgccgccttcgccaacaggccgccgggcgcgccgaaCACGCTCCTTGGCGTGAGCGACCGCATCATCACCCGCACCGACTACGGGCCCGTGTGGCGCCTCCTGCGGCCAACCCAACCAACCTCGTCGGCGAGGCGCTGCACCCGTCGCGCGTCGAGTGGTTCGAGCCGGCGCGCGCCTGGGAGCGCCGCGTCCTCATGGAGAAGCTGCGGGGATCGGGGCGGGGAGACCCGCCCGGCGACGTCACGGAGGCGTTCCAGTGCTCATGTGCTTTGGCGAGAGGCTCGACGAGCCGGCGGTGCGCGCCGTCGAGGACGTGGAGCGCGCCTGGCTCGCGTTCATCTGCAGCCCCAGATAGACGGgcgtcttcttcttcctcccgtccGTCACCAAGCGCGTCTCCCGCGAACGCCTCGAGACCGGGCGCGCCCTGCGCCGGCGCGAGAAAGAGCTATTCATGCCGCTAATCAACGCGCGGTGGGAGTACAAGAGGCAGGTCGCTGAAGGCCGCCGGGCGCCGACGAGGGAGACCACGTTCGAGCACTCGGACGCGGACACCCTGCTCGACATCAAGCTGCCTGACGAGGAAACGGTGGTTTCATGAATCATGAGAGATCGCGACGTGCCGACGTGAGCAAGGCTGAGTGAATCCGCTGGCAAAGCACAAGCAATATTCTGAATTTCTAATATCCCGAAGAGAGATCAACTTGCTAGCAGCACCGACTCCCGGGAAGGCGAATTTGGCGAGCAAGCAATTTCTGACATTTTCATGATCGGAAAGAGATAGAAAGCCCCTGCCGCAGACGCCATTGCTCAGGCCACTCGAGCAACAAACACCCAAGCTACGATGGCCGGGGTGCATGGTTTGAGTGGCAACATTGAGAAGAAGGGTAATAAAGCTGGAAACAAAGCTCATCTTTTCTATGGCACGCACAGGAAAGAAGGGTAGGAAGAAAACCCTTGTGATATTATGATAACTTTCCTACTGGGACTCTGGGTGTGGTTAAACGGGTTAGAAAATAGTCCCCTCGGCCTAAGAGCACCTCCAAGAGTGCCCAAAACGAGATTTTTGGCACAAATACGAAAATCTCAGCTCCAACAGAAGTCCAATCCAACACCCAATTTTTCCGCATGTCCAAAAACGGTGGCACCTGGAGCCATATTTCCGCAGCTACAGAGAGCTCCCAATCCTTCCACGTGCTTTGCTGGCCCCACACCTTCACCTATCTATCCCGTCAACTCCGTGCCCCATGAAACTGGGCAAGTAGAAGGAGCTAATGTCGCAAAGCACGTTGTCGAGAAGCGCTTCATGCCGGTGACAGAACCAGGTGACAATCACTGACAATCACATGCCTGCGATGGCACAGGCTAGGTCACGTTCAAGACCCACACCTCCCGCTGCACCTGCTATCTCACTTCCTTGGATATAGAAGAAATAGCTACACTATAACATCGAGGAGAGGATGAGCAGGATAAAACTTGTCAGGAGAGCCAATGGAAAGGTAGAGACCGTGGAAAGAGGAGCATAGGGAGGGAGAAATTTTTTCTATCATGAATGATGCTCCCCTGCTCACACAGGCAATGGCATATCTGAACCAACCTTGCGCGTGCGAACAAAATTTGACAGCATTCGAGTGCAGCAGAAAGAGAGCCTCTCTGAAATGGAATGACGTGCCacatttttggaaactaaatatAGAACTGTTGGAGGAAACCATTTGTTTTGTgcccaattttttttgcaaaggtCCCAATATAGAATTATTAGGAGCAAATATATTgggcactcttggagatgctctaagggaGCTTGAAATATATTTGTTACATACTCACAGGTCACATAGAAGAAGAGTTGAGTGCCTTATAGTTAAAAAGTACTGAAGCTGCACATGTCAACGTTTGGCGTCAATTCGGTGCTTCAAGGCCACGCCGACGTTGGTGTATCGGAGTTAACTCCATCAGAACTTGATTGCAGAACATTGACGATCAAGAATGAATCCTGTCTCTTTTGTGCAACAGCCTTGCATCGCCACTCAATTCATTCCAGGATGCAGCATGGATGGTGCCAAGTGCCTATTGCTCGATGGATGAACAAAACAATAGTTCTGCTGCGCAGGAGGAGGATATCTATTTCTGCTGCTGAGGTTTCCCAACGGAGTGCAGATACACAGAGACAGAAACAACCCTGAAAATTGAGTCAAGAGTCTGTTATGCTATGATGTGCTACGAGGGTCCAATCAAGAGACGTTTCTGAACATTCGTCAGCAGTTCAGCACTTACGTAGATCCAAGGAAGAATGCAAGGGATAGATGGAAGCTGAATAAGAAGACGGATACGATTGCTGTAAGAAGCATTGCAACTGAAGTAGAATACACCTGCGAGTATGCAAACGGCGATTTTATAAATAGGGATATTACAAAATCAGAGGTAACACATTTTGTGAATTTTGAAGGTGTCCGTACATATCCAAGTCTGAAGTCTAGACACTGAGCTGATGCAATAGTGTTGTCTTGCTTCCACAATGGATGCACAAAATTGTCCTACATGTTCTTTCTATGATATAGACTGTATATTTGTTATCATAGTTTTTCAAAGAACAGAATGTGGGGAATGTATGCACAAAAAGAACAATGTTTTGTTCCCCTTGCagacactagcatgaataatgtTTATTACTGGATGAACTATAAGAAGACATTATGTACAGTGTTACCTAAATGTAAGTCATGAGATTAGGCCCATACAGCATGGTTTGAAAAAGAACTGTAAGTTGACTCAGCCGCAGAAAAGCTGTAAAACTATGCAAAGGCCAAAGAGCAAATAATTTGTGCGTTTCTCTAAAAATAAATACTAAAGGAAAGATAGCAATCAGGTTACTTTGTATGGGTTGGTACAGGCCCTAAACTGTATCACCTGGGGTTTCTTACCCCCTcattcttcttaatataatgatgcgcagctctcctgcgttttCCGAGAAAAAATATTAAAGGAAAGACACTCAAATATTTTATGAGGGCATCTGGGGTTGTAATTACTGGCTGCCAATTAAGCATAGAAGGGTGGTGTCACAATAGGCACAGCCTGAGGTAACAGAATGGGTAAACTTATTGCCATTTACACTAAAGGTGGCTGAGTATTGTTATAACAATTCTATTAACCTCAAAACCAGCTGTTGAACTTTAGAACAACATTCTTTTCAGCACATGTAACTGAAAAAACAAATTGTACGTACCTTGACAATATTGTCCGCATACTTCATCACCATTGATACAGCAATTCCACTGCAAAGCAAACAGAAAATAAATCTAAAATTGAGTCGGAAAATGGAAGCACAAAGCTAAGCCCAAAAGGAAAACatggaaaaataataataacatGATCCAGCTGTCAGTACCTGAGTGCATGGTTaagaatcatcagaattgtaatAAATGAGTAGCCATGAAAAAAGCCTCTGCATCAGATAGTTCATTTGAAGTGAATGGTCAATAACTCAATATCATGAACTGTAACAGATATTATGGCATGGAATGAAGAAATCATCAGTACTCACTTATTAATCACAGCATCAAAGTCCTGAACACAAATTGCAACTAAGTTGAAGAGCATCCCAAAAATGTATAGCCAAAAATTCTGCACGTTAATATTTCTTGAAGGGCGTTTCTTGATAATAGCCTGCATTTTTCAAAAGTTGAAACATGTTACACTGTTGAAGAAATTATTTGTGACAGTTCCCATTAAATGTATCATCCCAAAACTGTTCGAGGAAAAAATGTATCATCCCAAAATCAGATACAGATACACAGTTAATTTACTTCTGTATATACACCAGCAAAACCACTTAAAAGAGCCATCACCTgcaacaaaaaataaaagaataatAACATTCAGCAGGTTGAGCTAAATACTTCATGTAGTACATCTAAGTGAAAAGATTGATTCTTTTCTCTGCTATGACTCACAATTGCCATCATCCAACCTTGAATAGGGGTCTGAAGAACATGATCTGACCTGGAAAAGGACATGTTATAATGCTATCGGTTGATTACTTCAGTGTGACGTTTGGACAAATGAGGAAAGAATGACTAAATAATGCAAAACAAAAAACAACCAATCATGTTCTGCTTACGAGGGATTGAGCTGAGCAGTAGTGCAACCAGCACATAAGAGAATAAATGCAGCCCACTGTATTTCACTCAACCTGCATTAGTTTTGACATGCTAGGTTAAGAAGGGAAACAGCTGTTGGTGAGGAAAAGGCTTAAAACTTTGGAGACGAGGAAGAAAAGTTGTGTTATGACAGCCAACTATGAGGATAGCAAGGTACTAAAACATTTGGTAGGCCAAAGTCATATATTGTAAAAACTCAATGTGCAATAACAAGCTAAGCAGAGTGTCCATGTCTTATCATTTGACAGTGTCTTCATAGGGTGTTTGGTCCAAGAGACACCTTGTGCTATTTTGGTTGGGTGATTGCATTACACATTCTTGTACTAATTTTTGCTCATGCGAAGATAAGATGGACATCAAATGGATCATGTTTGGAGTTTCAGAGTTAGGATGGATTGTCCATTGATCAGCTGGCTCCTAAATTAAACAGTTCATTGGATGATAGGTTCCTGCCTAAGGATGAATATTTGTTGTGATTTTGTAATAGCTCAACTCTGTGTTCACAGAAATATAATGCGGCATGCAAGGCTAGCATCCAACATCAAACAAAGGCTTCAAATAAAGAAGGAAAAGGCTAGCCCAATGACAGTGATACCAGCAAGCTTAAACAAAGAACACATTCATATAATCCTTCTATTCCCAGCTACATTGATTGATTCATTTCCAATGGTAAGAACAATAATTCCAGCTGGtaaggagaaaaaaaatagactTACTTTTTCTTAAGAATGATACGGTATAAGACACCGGTGCTGATAATATTCAGGTTTTTCAGGATCTGGTAAGCTGGTGCATCCACATATGCAAAGATATAATACTGACAGCCACAGGAAGCAGTAAGAGCATGGTAAAGTTTGTTTTGtgtttattattattttctgcAACAAGAAAAGGAAGCCAAATAGCATTATTATTATCAACAAAGGACTGGTCAAATGGACATACCTGCAATAAGTTCTTCACCATGTAAAGTATAGCAGGAATGGGGTAAACACTAACTTCATCGAATGATGTAGTTAACCTGAAAACAGTAAACCGAATGTCTAGAGAGTAGGAAGAAGACTACAAGCACTTAATAAGTAATCACACAAAAGATTATTGTAAAATCATCACCTATTATCTTCGGTAATGCCTTGACTCTTCCATGTTCTGTACAAGGCTAGAAGCGATAATAGACATTTCAGAAATTCCACCTAGGCACAAGGAAAGAAAGACATAACTACACCATCACTTCAACAGAACAATTGTGAAAACTTCTAACGATACCTGTCACTGACAGAGAATCTATGTATTTTGCTCACCGAAAAATTTGCTGTTGTGACACTATATTCATACTTTCCAGCTCTTTTCGACCACACAATCAATATTGCCTGGGAACTTGTTAGCAATGTCAATGCAAGTGTAACAATGGACCTGCCAGAACACATTGCCAGAAAATCGATTGATTCCAGAAAGTATCAGATGTAGTACAATAATTGCAAGGAATAACGCTTACTTGAGCTTCCAAGTATTCTTGCCCTTTGGCCCTCCTGCAGTGGTAAGACTCGAAGTTGCTGAAGCTGTAAATGGTACTGACATTAAATATACAAACCATCTGAATATAGATCACAAAAAATCCATGTTGAATGATGAATCAAGAACTTACTATGAGACAGAGACCTCAGATCAAGGCTTTCTACGTCCTTCTGAGATATGTCATCACTCTCCTTTTAGATGGTACAGATAAAACATAGCTTGTCAGTGCACTGTCTGTTGATGAAGCACATGAATATTGCATCACTAATTTTAAAGAAATACAGGAAAGCCAGTTAAATTGACTTTATGTGTGATCAATGGGAACTACCAACATGGTAAAAGGTACAGAAAAAAATAGTTGAATTAGATGTTTAAATAATGCTGGACTGCCACAGTTCGACTGCTAGTACATGATAATAGGCACACAAATAGTTTCGCAAACTGTATTTACCAAACAAAGGATGAGATGCAGATGGCTCAAAAGATACGACGTGTACAAATGGCTAGGAAATAGGAATGCTTCAAAGCCAGCTATCAGCCAAATTGGTTATGAGCAAAACAAGATGGCCGAACAGTCACTCACTGGCCCATGTTAATGCCAACATATCATCTGCAAGAATCAACAGTTACTGACAGGGAAACAGGCGTACCTAGATGCACATGATGTTGAACCTTGGAACGAAACGAATGAGCCAAAATATGCTCATAGATATGTCGTTGTACTATAAATGTGGTTGTGTTTTACTGAATTTCTAAGTAATCAACAGAGAGAATCACAGACTCACAGCAAGGAATTATTTCTAAATTCCTGCCGTGCATTATTAGAAAGCCCACTCCACACAAGAGCGCACGCCAATCTCCAAAAGAAATCCAAAAGCAGTTCCTAAGGAGCGGTGCTACCAATTTGCGCAGCAATTTTTGCTACCGAATCCCCTGAACTTACCCAATTTTAATTGCACGCTCAGACATAACCAAAACCAAAATAGATTAGCGGCCTAGCGGGTAAGAGTAAGACAATTCCAGGTTCCACCGACATTGATGGCTTAAGGCTAAATCGACTAAGGATTTTTAAACTCTGTGAATGTAGGCCAAGCAATTGGGGGAGAAAAACAAAGACCATTTCGGCAGCGACGTGCGATCCAATCTAAGACCAGGAGTCCAGGACGGTGGTACAGCATTTAGGCAGACAGCATTTTTTGATGTATTAGGGTTGCAGAGTTCTATGTTTACCTGGTCCTTGGCTCTCCTGTACTCCATCTCTCCCCCACGTGAGGCGGCCTCCGGCTCCTCGAATCGCCGTCGCTGCCGCTGGCCGCTGCTGCGGAAGTGGAAGCTTTCACGGGGAGGAAGGAATTGATGCGGCCGTTGAGGTGCAGGGTTCCGTAAGCCAAAAGCGGGTGACGGCTCTGACTGGTGGGTCCTGTGAGTCTGTGACGTGAACAGTAGAAGTATTGTTGGGGATTGGGGTAGCTTCAAATTTGCCAAATTGAGATTGACtagtttaaaaaaaaattgagagtGAAGGGTCATTTTGAGGAATCAATTCCCTAATGCCATTGAAATTTTAGTCAATCCCTATCGACAGTTAGCCCACTAGTACGTGCTTGTGTCGTTCACCACCGACACGGTGACACTTTTGTTTTTCTTCAGAGAAATATTTTGGGCAAACTATTTGATGCCTTGGCAAACTAACTAGCCGCTGGAGAATTGACAGAACACATGCTAGACAACGTAGTCTTTTTAAATGAAAACAGTAACCAGACTTTGAACATCGTTAAGCCACTCAAGTTGGCCAAAGTCTTCCGCATCTCAGTAGCATTCCAGTAAGATAACTTGTTTGTTTGCTGAACAGTCAGTTCAAATGAGTTGCATACAAGTTGCTTCCCGTTGGTTCAACTGGAAGTGCTTGACGTACTGCTGTTTGTTATATACAGCAAAGCAATGCATCAAACCATGAACATATTTGTAGCTCCATCTCCAACATAGAACGACTGAACGTAAGCCTGTGCTCTTATTGATATAGCTATCTTTCATTTACATTGACAGATCCATCACCTCCCAGAACTATGGCAATCAATCGGCATGTGAAGATGCGGCTTTTGCAGCTTGGAGCATTTCCACAATTAGTGTCTTAACATCCCTAGACAAAGAGTAACAAGCCATTTCAGGGAATGACATCGTATGCATCAATTTTAAATAATGTTCAactgaagcaaaaaaaaaaattgctacaAAGAAAGCATCAGAGAAGTCACCATTTAACAGGAAAAGGGAACAGTTTTTCAGCTTAGAAAAGGCTAAGAGAGTCAAGAGTAGGGACTGTCAAGAGCGGGGACTCACTTCCTGTCTTGCGCCTGCCTAGGGAAGGGAATACGCAACTTCAGAACACTTCCATCATAACCGGCCTGAACAACAGAAAACCGCATATTATAATGTTATAACAGGGTCGGGTTTTTCACTTCAAGAGGGCAGAGCTCACTTAAAGCGCAATAGGTTCAGCCAAATAAGTCTAAAAATTACAATTTAACATATTGTATTATCCAGACCAGAAAGGCCTAGAAATGTCAAATCATTGGTATTCTGTTATGATGCTGTAATGTTGGACTTTTGTCAACATATGGCATTATTAACAATGCATCAGCAGTATCTGAGTATGACATTGGGAGCATTTCCCGTAAAAATTAACAATGTAGAAGAATAAGACACACACGCTTTAAAGAGTTACCTTCACATTGAACCCAAGGCTATCCACATCCAGCATATAAGCAAAATCCACCTGAAATAGCTTTGCATTTGTCATCTTTCAAGTTTCAATGTGTTTGAAAAAGTGGGAGTAATATTTGATCAAAACTGTAATAATGCAAAACTTAGAAATTGTAAGATGGAGTTATACAAGCCTGCTGTATGACTATCCCATGCTCATGGGTGGTCAAGAGTTCATGACTTATGGTTTGGTAATACTGAAAAACTACAATATGTACTGATGCTACAGCAATTAAACCAGTTCTTCATGTTGCTGATTGCACTTTCCAGCATACAGTAGAATATTATTTATGGTTGCTAACATACCGATACATATCAGCTTGACTATAAAATTGATTGTTAGTTTCTTTAGTAAACTAGTTTGCAAAATTTCAATTCGAGGTCACGATGATGTTTGCCTTTTAACCTTGTGTTGGATAAGAAAATTGCAACTGTAGGCTTTGAACAGAGTACACATTCATTTCCAACCTAAAGTGCCATGATGCATCAAGATTTAGATATGCagccaacaaaaaaaaatactagttAGTTACAGAAATGAGCTGCATTATAGAAAACAGACAGCTTCCTCAGGTAAAGAATACGGAGGCACAACTTTCTATTAAGATAATCAGATTTTGCAGTGATATTATTAAAGTAAATGTTTTGTCTGTTACGATatagaagaggaaggagagagtgaCCTGACAGTGTATTGGAGAGAGGCCCTTTGGGCTACATATACATGAGacacaccccaaaccctagaatagAGGAAAAGACTATACTACCCTTGACTATTATACTCTAACACCCCCTCTCAAATGCAACTTGAATGCAATGACGTTGCATTTGGAGAGTTGATACTAAACACTAGACTCAAACATAAACATGAAATtgatacatccaaagtccaaaATCAAAGATGCCGTCGAAGCGTGCAACTCTTGAACTTGTCAATGTAGCAAACGGTCTCCTCCACAAGACAGCTGTTTTGGAGATTTTGAACTCGACGAGATTAGTGATGTGCCAAATCAAGCCAAATGGGATGAAGATAAAATCACAGCAGCAGGACGGCAAAGCTGTGATACTATCGTGATGATGACTATGAAGGCCACTTGGTCATGATGTGGAGCAAGAAGGCTACAAAAAGGACCAAAATGACAAAGATGCATCAAccacgacgaagatgatgacaaCGATGGTGGGCAGCCACACATCATGGCAAATCCAAAGGAGAATGTAAGTGGCTGATTTAGCAATTTGAGATGTGAACACGCACGGCTTTAACGAACTGAAGATGTTGCAATTGGACTTGGATTGATAGTGACTGAGATGCTAGCAGAAGCATGCAGCTAGGATATGAAACGGCAAAATAATTTAAGCAGCAAGCAAAACTACTAGCAGATGATATGGATggacatggatggaaatatgACATAATATAGTTGATACTAGCAAGCGGACAGACAGCAGCAGCGATGAAATATGGCGATGATATACTGGCACAACACGGCAAACTGAAAAACATATGGATGAACTTGGATGAACAAGCGGAACATGAAACTTGAATAGAAGATACTGGCAGCAGCAAGCAACAAGCAAAAGATGAATTTCAGGTGGACTGAGATGCAAGTGGAGAGCGATGGGCAAGTGCAGAGGAAGGCGCTGAAGATGAGCAGACCTCAGCAGCAATAACGGAACCA
This portion of the Panicum virgatum strain AP13 chromosome 2N, P.virgatum_v5, whole genome shotgun sequence genome encodes:
- the LOC120661758 gene encoding CMP-sialic acid transporter 2 isoform X4, producing the protein MESDDISQKDVESLDLRSLSHTSATSSLTTAGGPKGKNTWKLKSIVTLALTLLTSSQAILIVWSKRAGKYEYSVTTANFSVEFLKCLLSLLALYRTWKSQGITEDNRLTTSFDEVSVYPIPAILYMVKNLLQYYIFAYVDAPAYQILKNLNIISTGVLYRIILKKKLSEIQWAAFILLCAGCTTAQLNPSSDHVLQTPIQGWMMAIVMALLSGFAGVYTEAIIKKRPSRNINVQNFWLYIFGMLFNLVAICVQDFDAVINKGFFHGYSFITILMILNHALSGIAVSMVMKYADNIVKVYSTSVAMLLTAIVSVFLFSFHLSLAFFLGSTVVSVSVYLHSVGKPQQQK
- the LOC120661758 gene encoding CMP-sialic acid transporter 2 isoform X3 gives rise to the protein MESDDISQKDVESLDLRSLSHIPFTASATSSLTTAGGPKGKNTWKLKSIVTLALTLLTSSQAILIVWSKRAGKYEYSVTTANFSVEFLKCLLSLLALYRTWKSQGITEDNRLTTSFDEVSVYPIPAILYMVKNLLQYYIFAYVDAPAYQILKNLNIISTGVLYRIILKKKLSEIQWAAFILLCAGCTTAQLNPSSDHVLQTPIQGWMMAIVMALLSGFAGVYTEAIIKKRPSRNINVQNFWLYIFGMLFNLVAICVQDFDAVINKGFFHGYSFITILMILNHALSGIAVSMVMKYADNIVKVYSTSVAMLLTAIVSVFLFSFHLSLAFFLGSTVVSVSVYLHSVGKPQQQK
- the LOC120661758 gene encoding CMP-sialic acid transporter 2 isoform X2, which produces MEYRRAKDQESDDISQKDVESLDLRSLSHTSATSSLTTAGGPKGKNTWKLKSIVTLALTLLTSSQAILIVWSKRAGKYEYSVTTANFSVEFLKCLLSLLALYRTWKSQGITEDNRLTTSFDEVSVYPIPAILYMVKNLLQYYIFAYVDAPAYQILKNLNIISTGVLYRIILKKKLSEIQWAAFILLCAGCTTAQLNPSSDHVLQTPIQGWMMAIVMALLSGFAGVYTEAIIKKRPSRNINVQNFWLYIFGMLFNLVAICVQDFDAVINKGFFHGYSFITILMILNHALSGIAVSMVMKYADNIVKVYSTSVAMLLTAIVSVFLFSFHLSLAFFLGSTVVSVSVYLHSVGKPQQQK
- the LOC120661758 gene encoding CMP-sialic acid transporter 2 isoform X1, producing the protein MEYRRAKDQESDDISQKDVESLDLRSLSHIPFTASATSSLTTAGGPKGKNTWKLKSIVTLALTLLTSSQAILIVWSKRAGKYEYSVTTANFSVEFLKCLLSLLALYRTWKSQGITEDNRLTTSFDEVSVYPIPAILYMVKNLLQYYIFAYVDAPAYQILKNLNIISTGVLYRIILKKKLSEIQWAAFILLCAGCTTAQLNPSSDHVLQTPIQGWMMAIVMALLSGFAGVYTEAIIKKRPSRNINVQNFWLYIFGMLFNLVAICVQDFDAVINKGFFHGYSFITILMILNHALSGIAVSMVMKYADNIVKVYSTSVAMLLTAIVSVFLFSFHLSLAFFLGSTVVSVSVYLHSVGKPQQQK